From Rhodamnia argentea isolate NSW1041297 chromosome 10, ASM2092103v1, whole genome shotgun sequence, a single genomic window includes:
- the LOC115732475 gene encoding tobamovirus multiplication protein 1 isoform X2, whose translation MLPELGGGADRCPSLEMLLVIAALACVDGALALLAFSQVVRIHLRDQEAGWTRQKVLHLMIGSSNLGYFMFFVLTVVASCERWFCWSHMCGFIFMAYPSILFLAAFLLLLSFWVDFCHQAKDEGDGDDNEGNNMQQALLANSVIRQDWSDEGNGCKCWSFRSIEVEGRQKFVAVVIMLVFVLMIAFAVIIWIGNGNNPIDSLSIAEVYTQLIAVAFLLLGGAIVCYGIALFLKLREVRSESASGDMWKVAGLAAVCVMSFTSSASVALSTETPLFYSLPLWDVKGVKPSLLLIVYLFIGSSVPSAFLLWVMRELPRPITSNTEGDHATVTFISYGATVARPSNQWAAATSSRNQVAC comes from the exons ATGCTCCCGGAGCTAGGAGGCGGCGCCGATCGCTGCCCTTCCCTGGAGATGCTCCTCGTCATTGCCGCTCTGGCCTGCGTCGACGGTGCGCTGGCGCTCCTCGCCTTCTCTCAG GTTGTGCGGATTCATCTACGAGATCAGGAAGCTGGATGGACTCGTCAGAAA GTGCTTCACCTGATGATTGGATCATCCAACTTGG gttatttcatgtttttcgtGCTTACAGTAGTTGCGAGTTGTGAGAGATGGTTCTGCTGGTCCCATATGTGTGGATTTATCTTCATGG CCTATCCAAGCATTCTATTTCTAGCAGCATTCCTTCTGCTCCTGTCTTTCTG GGTCGACTTTTGCCATCAGGCAAAGGATGAAGGGGATGGTGATGATAATGAAGGGAATAATATGCAGCAGGCCTTGTTGGCAAATTCAGTGATCAGACAAGACTGGTCGGATGAAGGAAATGGTTGCAAATGTTGGTCATTCAGAAGTATTGAAGTTGAAGGCCGGCAAAAATTTGTTGCTGTG GTTATCATGCTAGTATTTGTCCTAATGATAGCGTTTGCTGTTATTATCTGGATTGGCAATGGGAACAATCCTATTGATTCTCTGTCAATTGCTGAG GTCTATACACAGCTTATTGCAGTAGCATTCCTTTTACTTGGGGGAGCTATAGTTTGTTATG GTATTGCATTGTTCTTAAAATtaagggaagtacggtcggagAGTGCTTCAGGTGATATGTGGAAG GTGGCTGGTTTAGCAGCTGTCTGCGTGATGTCTTTTACGTCAAGTGCTTCTGTGGCTTTATCTACAGAAACTCCA CTATTCTATAGTTTGCCCCTCTGGGATGTTAAAGGAGTAAAGCCATCACTTCTTCTGATTGTTTACCTTTTTATAG GTTCATCAGTGCCATCAGCCTTTCTCTTATGGGTGATGAGAGAATTGCCACGTCCAATCACATCAAATACTGAAGGGGATCATGCAACAGTAACGTTTATAAGTTATGGTGCAACAGTTGCACGTCCTTCCAATCAATGGGCTGCTGCAACTAGCTCAAGAAACCAGGTTGCTTGCTAG
- the LOC115732475 gene encoding tobamovirus multiplication protein 1 isoform X3, protein MLPELGGGADRCPSLEMLLVIAALACVDGALALLAFSQVVRIHLRDQEAGWTRQKVLHLMIGSSNLGYFMFFVLTVVASCERWFCWSHMCGFIFMAYPSILFLAAFLLLLSFWVDFCHQAKDEGDGDDNEGNNMQQALLANSVIRQDWSDEGNGCKCWSFRSIEVEGRQKFVAVVIMLVFVLMIAFAVIIWIGNGNNPIDSLSIAEVYTQLIAVAFLLLGGAIVCYGIALFLKLREVRSESASGDMWKVAGLAAVCVMSFTSSASVALSTETPVCIELIRKGSSVPSAFLLWVMRELPRPITSNTEGDHATVTFISYGATVARPSNQWAAATSSRNQGEGD, encoded by the exons ATGCTCCCGGAGCTAGGAGGCGGCGCCGATCGCTGCCCTTCCCTGGAGATGCTCCTCGTCATTGCCGCTCTGGCCTGCGTCGACGGTGCGCTGGCGCTCCTCGCCTTCTCTCAG GTTGTGCGGATTCATCTACGAGATCAGGAAGCTGGATGGACTCGTCAGAAA GTGCTTCACCTGATGATTGGATCATCCAACTTGG gttatttcatgtttttcgtGCTTACAGTAGTTGCGAGTTGTGAGAGATGGTTCTGCTGGTCCCATATGTGTGGATTTATCTTCATGG CCTATCCAAGCATTCTATTTCTAGCAGCATTCCTTCTGCTCCTGTCTTTCTG GGTCGACTTTTGCCATCAGGCAAAGGATGAAGGGGATGGTGATGATAATGAAGGGAATAATATGCAGCAGGCCTTGTTGGCAAATTCAGTGATCAGACAAGACTGGTCGGATGAAGGAAATGGTTGCAAATGTTGGTCATTCAGAAGTATTGAAGTTGAAGGCCGGCAAAAATTTGTTGCTGTG GTTATCATGCTAGTATTTGTCCTAATGATAGCGTTTGCTGTTATTATCTGGATTGGCAATGGGAACAATCCTATTGATTCTCTGTCAATTGCTGAG GTCTATACACAGCTTATTGCAGTAGCATTCCTTTTACTTGGGGGAGCTATAGTTTGTTATG GTATTGCATTGTTCTTAAAATtaagggaagtacggtcggagAGTGCTTCAGGTGATATGTGGAAG GTGGCTGGTTTAGCAGCTGTCTGCGTGATGTCTTTTACGTCAAGTGCTTCTGTGGCTTTATCTACAGAAACTCCAGTATGTATTGAGCTTATACGTAAAG GTTCATCAGTGCCATCAGCCTTTCTCTTATGGGTGATGAGAGAATTGCCACGTCCAATCACATCAAATACTGAAGGGGATCATGCAACAGTAACGTTTATAAGTTATGGTGCAACAGTTGCACGTCCTTCCAATCAATGGGCTGCTGCAACTAGCTCAAGAAACCAG GGAGAAGGAGATTAG
- the LOC115732475 gene encoding tobamovirus multiplication protein 1 isoform X1 — MLPELGGGADRCPSLEMLLVIAALACVDGALALLAFSQVVRIHLRDQEAGWTRQKVLHLMIGSSNLGYFMFFVLTVVASCERWFCWSHMCGFIFMAYPSILFLAAFLLLLSFWVDFCHQAKDEGDGDDNEGNNMQQALLANSVIRQDWSDEGNGCKCWSFRSIEVEGRQKFVAVVIMLVFVLMIAFAVIIWIGNGNNPIDSLSIAEVYTQLIAVAFLLLGGAIVCYGIALFLKLREVRSESASGDMWKVAGLAAVCVMSFTSSASVALSTETPLFYSLPLWDVKGVKPSLLLIVYLFIGSSVPSAFLLWVMRELPRPITSNTEGDHATVTFISYGATVARPSNQWAAATSSRNQGEGD; from the exons ATGCTCCCGGAGCTAGGAGGCGGCGCCGATCGCTGCCCTTCCCTGGAGATGCTCCTCGTCATTGCCGCTCTGGCCTGCGTCGACGGTGCGCTGGCGCTCCTCGCCTTCTCTCAG GTTGTGCGGATTCATCTACGAGATCAGGAAGCTGGATGGACTCGTCAGAAA GTGCTTCACCTGATGATTGGATCATCCAACTTGG gttatttcatgtttttcgtGCTTACAGTAGTTGCGAGTTGTGAGAGATGGTTCTGCTGGTCCCATATGTGTGGATTTATCTTCATGG CCTATCCAAGCATTCTATTTCTAGCAGCATTCCTTCTGCTCCTGTCTTTCTG GGTCGACTTTTGCCATCAGGCAAAGGATGAAGGGGATGGTGATGATAATGAAGGGAATAATATGCAGCAGGCCTTGTTGGCAAATTCAGTGATCAGACAAGACTGGTCGGATGAAGGAAATGGTTGCAAATGTTGGTCATTCAGAAGTATTGAAGTTGAAGGCCGGCAAAAATTTGTTGCTGTG GTTATCATGCTAGTATTTGTCCTAATGATAGCGTTTGCTGTTATTATCTGGATTGGCAATGGGAACAATCCTATTGATTCTCTGTCAATTGCTGAG GTCTATACACAGCTTATTGCAGTAGCATTCCTTTTACTTGGGGGAGCTATAGTTTGTTATG GTATTGCATTGTTCTTAAAATtaagggaagtacggtcggagAGTGCTTCAGGTGATATGTGGAAG GTGGCTGGTTTAGCAGCTGTCTGCGTGATGTCTTTTACGTCAAGTGCTTCTGTGGCTTTATCTACAGAAACTCCA CTATTCTATAGTTTGCCCCTCTGGGATGTTAAAGGAGTAAAGCCATCACTTCTTCTGATTGTTTACCTTTTTATAG GTTCATCAGTGCCATCAGCCTTTCTCTTATGGGTGATGAGAGAATTGCCACGTCCAATCACATCAAATACTGAAGGGGATCATGCAACAGTAACGTTTATAAGTTATGGTGCAACAGTTGCACGTCCTTCCAATCAATGGGCTGCTGCAACTAGCTCAAGAAACCAG GGAGAAGGAGATTAG
- the LOC115732475 gene encoding uncharacterized protein LOC115732475 isoform X4 has protein sequence MDSSESYFMFFVLTVVASCERWFCWSHMCGFIFMAYPSILFLAAFLLLLSFWVDFCHQAKDEGDGDDNEGNNMQQALLANSVIRQDWSDEGNGCKCWSFRSIEVEGRQKFVAVVIMLVFVLMIAFAVIIWIGNGNNPIDSLSIAEVYTQLIAVAFLLLGGAIVCYGIALFLKLREVRSESASGDMWKVAGLAAVCVMSFTSSASVALSTETPLFYSLPLWDVKGVKPSLLLIVYLFIGSSVPSAFLLWVMRELPRPITSNTEGDHATVTFISYGATVARPSNQWAAATSSRNQGEGD, from the exons ATGGACTCGTCAGAAA gttatttcatgtttttcgtGCTTACAGTAGTTGCGAGTTGTGAGAGATGGTTCTGCTGGTCCCATATGTGTGGATTTATCTTCATGG CCTATCCAAGCATTCTATTTCTAGCAGCATTCCTTCTGCTCCTGTCTTTCTG GGTCGACTTTTGCCATCAGGCAAAGGATGAAGGGGATGGTGATGATAATGAAGGGAATAATATGCAGCAGGCCTTGTTGGCAAATTCAGTGATCAGACAAGACTGGTCGGATGAAGGAAATGGTTGCAAATGTTGGTCATTCAGAAGTATTGAAGTTGAAGGCCGGCAAAAATTTGTTGCTGTG GTTATCATGCTAGTATTTGTCCTAATGATAGCGTTTGCTGTTATTATCTGGATTGGCAATGGGAACAATCCTATTGATTCTCTGTCAATTGCTGAG GTCTATACACAGCTTATTGCAGTAGCATTCCTTTTACTTGGGGGAGCTATAGTTTGTTATG GTATTGCATTGTTCTTAAAATtaagggaagtacggtcggagAGTGCTTCAGGTGATATGTGGAAG GTGGCTGGTTTAGCAGCTGTCTGCGTGATGTCTTTTACGTCAAGTGCTTCTGTGGCTTTATCTACAGAAACTCCA CTATTCTATAGTTTGCCCCTCTGGGATGTTAAAGGAGTAAAGCCATCACTTCTTCTGATTGTTTACCTTTTTATAG GTTCATCAGTGCCATCAGCCTTTCTCTTATGGGTGATGAGAGAATTGCCACGTCCAATCACATCAAATACTGAAGGGGATCATGCAACAGTAACGTTTATAAGTTATGGTGCAACAGTTGCACGTCCTTCCAATCAATGGGCTGCTGCAACTAGCTCAAGAAACCAG GGAGAAGGAGATTAG